From a region of the Helianthus annuus cultivar XRQ/B chromosome 5, HanXRQr2.0-SUNRISE, whole genome shotgun sequence genome:
- the LOC110940920 gene encoding uncharacterized protein LOC110940920 isoform X1: MATVAPGSATVDPDRSPPLCLDSIPAVDLRLLSQSELHSLSQCSNSSSDLHRCDDVVIPKIDRSVFNESAGSRKQTYSRLRLAPPDSSAATTIHRRMPRIRASRTLASNVVNDPEQAENSQIVGVLKELFSSDSSFQDLPPVEVDKENESNAVAPESLNTKAAESLDTEAPELLETKAPGLLHTKAPELLDTEAPESLETEAPELLHTEAPELFDTEAPELFDTKAPELFDTEAPESLETEAPELLETKAPELLHTEAPELLHTEAPKVLETVAPELLETEAPASLGAPELLETEAPESFGAPELLETVAAESLAAPESLGAPELSEIGPFEFIDSDTEAPKFFKPQMPRKRGRPRKDENAVSIRPPAAKRMRDSNSTVKKVVVYDDDKDREIVNSRGEKVNLMNLGRLEDPYGPEIRRRTEGLSTSDELLGFLRGLNGQWGTTRKKRRVVDASDFGDALPKGWKLSLCIKKKEGHLWIFCRRYISPSGRQFESCKDISMYLLSILGEENMDEPNHPHINNHDDSALKESSGNQAANLYAQEDLERNSTDHNSSTPPISLPADCEKQIKYGIVGPMNAHVDVYKCLKCYLIFEGKNELWDHKSLSHKDEQSQLGSSIPDWSIVIGGIFNCNLCHKTFYEINQYNGHIGTHATDENKTAEKSVDSVSVSAETDHDHRMSFVTESNKIDEFAHDLDMNEDVLLEESGDGIGNKCVNDNNALETDKAPVVSVSVSVSKPECDLDQDIVVRSIDQDSGSETRVQSSSICEEKGFQPDINDTRIYSSFDELTTEKGNVVYNESSGVFHGVSNGQDAVSETRVHTSSICEEKGYREKINDVHMSSSFDEFTSEKGKVLNNESSSGVFHGISYGQDAVSEARVQTKGFRENINDTHIFSPFGVLTSEKGKVVNKDSSSGVFHGISNGQDAVSETRVHTSSICEEKGYREKINDMHMSSSFDEFTSEKGKVVNNESSSGVFHGITYGQDAVSEAKVQTKGFRENINDTHIFTPFGVLTSEKGKVVNKDSSSGVFHNHLGRDQARLAETKKLSESENLSLFSNTLNIAVDNSKKQDSFQKLGFASVDQVAHGFDENRFSYNMSSSKLDEPYGVRNREFDRYVGKEHVNKEYVQIKNAEKSGEANLNEYQVFRNNDSINNEVVSLGSSSQNGLNANVMNFNPGKNIEFSSLVPPGNNQAFGFQDGLKFDDIFGDKFDENIHELSLAFGNPNSLYEDTVGVSEQKKDGLNCSSRVSSKINDTFDVQTDLSMVNNSMVQDLKRGNETRGFQNNDNSVYPGRTWGDFKSDEFRNSEGKKFMMGSGSNQMWKTPQGNHLQSGLVNSNAPIQSPNFHSFDIMSQKAQDGLFRQHTERYNQSRSEPVEFRFLTDRSEHNPHALQSGSRVFPYNYNTGIDQGFDSSFWMGKNAMMPPNMSGRNVITSICAWCRNAFHLPAMAIHQQTQAGVGSLCPNCSAGISGQVNML; the protein is encoded by the exons ATGGCCACCGTTGCTCCTGGTAGCGCCACCGTCGATCCCGACCGTTCTCCGCCTCTCTGCCTAGACTCCATCCCCGCCGTCGATCTCCGCCTCCTCTCACAATCCGAACTCCATTCTCTCTCCCAGTGCTCCAACTCCTCTTCCGATCTCCACCGTTGCGACGACGTCGTTATCCCTAAAATCGACCGCTCCGTTTTCAATGAGTCCGCCGGCAGCCGTAAACAAACCTACTCACGCCTCCGCCTTGCTCCTCCGGATTCCTCCGCCGCTACCACCATTCACCGCCGCATGCCTCGCATCCGCGCGTCGCGTACACTCGCGTCTAACGTTGTCAATGATCCTGAACAAGCGGAAAACTCTCAGATTGTTGGTGTGCTGAAGGAACTCTTTAGTTCAGACTCTAGTTTTCAGGATCTACCTCCGGTTGAAGTTGATAAAGAAAATGAAAGCAATGCAGTTGCACCTGAATCTTTAAACACCAAAGCGGCTGAATCGTTAGACACCGAAGCACCTGAGTTGTTAGAAACCAAAGCGCCTGGGTTGTTACACACCAAAGCGCCTGAGTTGTTAGACACCGAAGCGCCTGAATCATTAGAAACCGAAGCGCCTGAGTTGTTACACACCGAAGCGCCTGAGTTGTTCGACACCGAAGCGCCTGAGTTGTTCGACACCAAAGCGCCTGAGTTGTTCGACACCGAAGCGCCTGAATCATTAGAAACCGAAGCGCCTGAGTTGTTAGAAACCAAAGCGCCTGAGTTGTTACACACCGAAGCGCCTGAGTTGTTACACACCGAAGCGCCTAAAGTGTTAGAAACTGTAGCACCTGAATTGTTAGAAACTGAAGCGCCTGCATCTTTAGGAGCACCTGAATTGTTAGAAACCGAAGCGCCTGAGTCGTTTGGAGCACCTGAATTGTTAGAAACCGTAGCGGCTGAGTCGTTAGCTGCGCCTGAATCGTTAGGAGCACCTGAATTGTCAGAAATCGGACCGTTTGAATTCATAGACTCGGACACTGAAGCGCCTAAATTTTTTAAACCTCAAATGCCGCGAAAGCGAGGGAGACCGCGAAAAGATGAGAATGCGGTTTCCATTCGCCCTCCTGCAGCGAAGAGAATGCGTGACAGTAACAGTACGGTTAAGAAAGTAGTTGTTTACGATGATGATAAAGATAGAGAAATTGTGAATAGTAGAGGCGAGAAGGTAAACCTGATGAATCTGGGCAGGTTGGAGGATCCGTATGGACCGGAAATTAGGAGGAGGACTGAGGGTTTGTCTACCTCGGATGAGTTGTTAGGGTTCTTGAGAGGTTTGAATGGACAGTGGGGGACAACGAGAAAGAAGAGAAGGGTTGTGGATGCAAGTGATTTTGGGGATGCTTTGCCTAAAGGTTGGAAGCTGAGTCTTTGTATCAAGAAGAAAGAAGGCCATCTTTGGATATTTTGTCGTCGTTACATAAG CCCTAGTGGTCGGCAATTTGAGTCATGCAAGGATATATCTATGTACTTGCTTTCCATTCTCGGAGAAGAAAATATGGATGAACCAAATCATCCTCACATCAACAACCATGATGACTCTGCCTTGAAAGAATCTTCTGGAAAT CAGGCTGCAAATCTTTATGCTCAAGAAGACCTAGAAAGAAACAGCACTGATCATAACTCATCAACACCACCAATTTCTTTACCTGCTGACTGTGAGAAGCAAATCAAATATGGTATTGTGGGTCCCATGAATGCACATGTAGATGTTTATAAGTGCCTTAAATGCTATTTGATCTTTGAAGGAAAAAATGAGTTATGGGATCACAAGTCTTTATCTCACAAAGATGAACAATCTCAACTTGGTTCTTCCATTCCTGATTGGAGTATAGTAATAGGTGGAATATTTAACTGTAATTTGTGCCATAAGACGTTTTATGAAATAAATCAGTATAATGGACACATTGGGACCCATGCAACAGATGAAAACAAAACTGCAGAAAAAAGCGTTGACTCTGTATCAGTTTCAGCTGAAACTGATCATGATCATAGGATGAGTTTTGTCACAGAATCTAATAAAATTGACGAGTTTGCTCATGATCTTGACATGAATGAAGATGTTTTACTCGAAGAATCTGGTGATGGGATTGGTAACAAATGTGTAAATGACAATAATGCCCTTGAAACAGACAAAGCTCCCGTTGTTTCTGTTTCTGTCTCTGTTTCCAAACCGGAATGTGATCTTGATCAAGATATAGTTGTTAGATCTATCGATCAGGATTCAGGTTCTGAAACTAGGGTTCAGAGTTCAAGCATCTGCGAAGAAAAAGGTTTTCAACCAGACATCAACGATACACGTATATATAGTTCTTTTGATGAGCTGACAACTGAAAAGGGTAACGTTGTATATAACGAATCATCAGGGGTTTTCCATGGTGTATCCAATGGTCAAGATGCAGTTTCTGAAACTAGGGTTCATACTTCAAGCATATGTGAAGAGAAGGGATATCGGGAAAAGATCAACGATGTGCATATGTCTAGTTCTTTTGATGAGTTTACGTCTGAAAAGGGTAAAGTTTTAAATAATGAGTCATCATCAGGGGTCTTCCATGGTATCTCATATGGTCAAGATGCAGTTTCTGAAGCTAGGGTTCAGACTAAGGGCTTTCGAGAAAACATCAATGATACGCATATCTTTAGTCCATTCGGTGTGTTGACTTCTGAAAAGGGCAAAGTTGTAAATAAAGACTCATCATCAGGGGTTTTCCATGGTATATCTAACGGTCAGGATGCAGTTTCCGAAACTAGGGTTCATACTTCTAGCATATGTGAAGAAAAGGGATATCGGGAAAAGATCAATGATATGCATATGTCTAGTTCTTTTGACGAGTTTACGTCTGAAAAGGGTAAAGTTGTAAATAACGAGTCATCGTCAGGGGTTTTTCACGGTATCACATATGGTCAAGATGCAGTTTCTGAAGCTAAGGTTCAGACAAAGGGCTTTCGAGAAAACATTAATGATACGCATATCTTTACTCCGTTTGGTGTGTTGACTTCTGAAAAGGGCAAAGTTGTAAATAAAGACTCATCATCAGGGGTTTTCCATAATCATCTTGGACGTGATCAGGCTCGTTTGGCTGAAACAAAGAAGCTTTCTGAGTCAGAAAACCTTTCCCTTTTTTCAAATACGCTTAATATAGCCGTCGATAATTCCAAAAAACAAGATTCTTTTCAAAAGTTAGGTTTTGCATCTGTTGATCAGGTTGCTCATGGGTTTGATGAAAATCGATTTTCTTATAATATGTCAAGTTCTAAACTTGATGAACCATATGGAGTCCGGAACCGTGAGTTTGACCGGTACGTGGGAAAAGAACATGTGAATAAGGAATATGTTCAAATTAAGAATGCTGAGAAATCAGGTGAAGCCAATTTAAACGAATACCAAGTTTTTCGGAACAATGATTCAATCAATAACGAGGTCGTTTCTTTGGGCAGCAGCAGCCAGAATGGTTTAAACGCAAATGTTATGAATTTTAATCCAGGGAAAAATATTGAATTTTCTTCACTTGTTCCCCCAGGGAATAATCAAGCATTTGGCTTTCAAGATGGGCTTAAATTTGATGATATTTTTGGGgataaatttgatgaaaatatCCATGAGTTAAGTCTTGCTTTTGGGAACCCTAATTCTCTGTATGAAGATACAGTTGGTGTCAGTGAGCAGAAAAAGGATGGTTTAAATTGTTCTTCGAGGGTTTCATCTAAGATTAATGACACTTTTGACGTCCAAACTGATTTGAGTATGGTTAATAATAGTATGGTTCAAGATCTCAAAAGGGGAAATGAAACAAGGGGTTTTCAAAATAATGATAATTCGGTTTATCCCGGTAGAACGTGGGGTGATTTTAAATCAGATGAATTCAGGAACTCTGAAGGCAAGAAGTTTATGATGGGTTCTGGTAGCAATCAAATGTGGAAAACGCCTCAAGGAAATCATCTGCAAAGTGGTTTAGTGAATTCTAATGCACCGATTCAGTCCCCAAATTTCCATTCGTTTGACATAATGTCTCAAAAG GCTCAAGATGGACTCTTCAGACAACATACTGAAAGATATAATCAAAGTAGATCTGAACCTGTGGAATTCAGGTTTCTAACAGATAGATCGGAACATAATCCACATGCGCTTCAATCGGGTTCAAGGGTATTTCCATACAATTACAACACAGGAATTGACCAAGGGTTTGACTCCAGTTTTTGGATGGGAAAGAATGCTATGATGCCTCCAAATATGAGTGGCAGAAATGTAATTACCAGCATATGTGCATGGTGTCGAAATGCATTTCATCTCCCTGCTATGGCTATTCATCAACAAACACAAGCTGGAGTTGGTTCTTTATGCCCGAATTGCAGTGCAGGAATTTCTGGGCAAGTCAACATGCTGTAG
- the LOC110940920 gene encoding uncharacterized protein LOC110940920 isoform X2, with protein sequence MATVAPGSATVDPDRSPPLCLDSIPAVDLRLLSQSELHSLSQCSNSSSDLHRCDDVVIPKIDRSVFNESAGSRKQTYSRLRLAPPDSSAATTIHRRMPRIRASRTLASNVVNDPEQAENSQIVGVLKELFSSDSSFQDLPPVEVDKENESNAVAPESLNTKAAESLDTEAPELLETKAPGLLHTKAPELLDTEAPESLETEAPELLHTEAPELFDTEAPELFDTKAPELFDTEAPESLETEAPELLETKAPELLHTEAPELLHTEAPKVLETVAPELLETEAPASLGAPELLETEAPESFGAPELLETVAAESLAAPESLGAPELSEIGPFEFIDSDTEAPKFFKPQMPRKRGRPRKDENAVSIRPPAAKRMRDSNSTVKKVVVYDDDKDREIVNSRGEKVNLMNLGRLEDPYGPEIRRRTEGLSTSDELLGFLRGLNGQWGTTRKKRRVVDASDFGDALPKGWKLSLCIKKKEGHLWIFCRRYISPSGRQFESCKDISMYLLSILGEENMDEPNHPHINNHDDSALKESSGNAANLYAQEDLERNSTDHNSSTPPISLPADCEKQIKYGIVGPMNAHVDVYKCLKCYLIFEGKNELWDHKSLSHKDEQSQLGSSIPDWSIVIGGIFNCNLCHKTFYEINQYNGHIGTHATDENKTAEKSVDSVSVSAETDHDHRMSFVTESNKIDEFAHDLDMNEDVLLEESGDGIGNKCVNDNNALETDKAPVVSVSVSVSKPECDLDQDIVVRSIDQDSGSETRVQSSSICEEKGFQPDINDTRIYSSFDELTTEKGNVVYNESSGVFHGVSNGQDAVSETRVHTSSICEEKGYREKINDVHMSSSFDEFTSEKGKVLNNESSSGVFHGISYGQDAVSEARVQTKGFRENINDTHIFSPFGVLTSEKGKVVNKDSSSGVFHGISNGQDAVSETRVHTSSICEEKGYREKINDMHMSSSFDEFTSEKGKVVNNESSSGVFHGITYGQDAVSEAKVQTKGFRENINDTHIFTPFGVLTSEKGKVVNKDSSSGVFHNHLGRDQARLAETKKLSESENLSLFSNTLNIAVDNSKKQDSFQKLGFASVDQVAHGFDENRFSYNMSSSKLDEPYGVRNREFDRYVGKEHVNKEYVQIKNAEKSGEANLNEYQVFRNNDSINNEVVSLGSSSQNGLNANVMNFNPGKNIEFSSLVPPGNNQAFGFQDGLKFDDIFGDKFDENIHELSLAFGNPNSLYEDTVGVSEQKKDGLNCSSRVSSKINDTFDVQTDLSMVNNSMVQDLKRGNETRGFQNNDNSVYPGRTWGDFKSDEFRNSEGKKFMMGSGSNQMWKTPQGNHLQSGLVNSNAPIQSPNFHSFDIMSQKAQDGLFRQHTERYNQSRSEPVEFRFLTDRSEHNPHALQSGSRVFPYNYNTGIDQGFDSSFWMGKNAMMPPNMSGRNVITSICAWCRNAFHLPAMAIHQQTQAGVGSLCPNCSAGISGQVNML encoded by the exons ATGGCCACCGTTGCTCCTGGTAGCGCCACCGTCGATCCCGACCGTTCTCCGCCTCTCTGCCTAGACTCCATCCCCGCCGTCGATCTCCGCCTCCTCTCACAATCCGAACTCCATTCTCTCTCCCAGTGCTCCAACTCCTCTTCCGATCTCCACCGTTGCGACGACGTCGTTATCCCTAAAATCGACCGCTCCGTTTTCAATGAGTCCGCCGGCAGCCGTAAACAAACCTACTCACGCCTCCGCCTTGCTCCTCCGGATTCCTCCGCCGCTACCACCATTCACCGCCGCATGCCTCGCATCCGCGCGTCGCGTACACTCGCGTCTAACGTTGTCAATGATCCTGAACAAGCGGAAAACTCTCAGATTGTTGGTGTGCTGAAGGAACTCTTTAGTTCAGACTCTAGTTTTCAGGATCTACCTCCGGTTGAAGTTGATAAAGAAAATGAAAGCAATGCAGTTGCACCTGAATCTTTAAACACCAAAGCGGCTGAATCGTTAGACACCGAAGCACCTGAGTTGTTAGAAACCAAAGCGCCTGGGTTGTTACACACCAAAGCGCCTGAGTTGTTAGACACCGAAGCGCCTGAATCATTAGAAACCGAAGCGCCTGAGTTGTTACACACCGAAGCGCCTGAGTTGTTCGACACCGAAGCGCCTGAGTTGTTCGACACCAAAGCGCCTGAGTTGTTCGACACCGAAGCGCCTGAATCATTAGAAACCGAAGCGCCTGAGTTGTTAGAAACCAAAGCGCCTGAGTTGTTACACACCGAAGCGCCTGAGTTGTTACACACCGAAGCGCCTAAAGTGTTAGAAACTGTAGCACCTGAATTGTTAGAAACTGAAGCGCCTGCATCTTTAGGAGCACCTGAATTGTTAGAAACCGAAGCGCCTGAGTCGTTTGGAGCACCTGAATTGTTAGAAACCGTAGCGGCTGAGTCGTTAGCTGCGCCTGAATCGTTAGGAGCACCTGAATTGTCAGAAATCGGACCGTTTGAATTCATAGACTCGGACACTGAAGCGCCTAAATTTTTTAAACCTCAAATGCCGCGAAAGCGAGGGAGACCGCGAAAAGATGAGAATGCGGTTTCCATTCGCCCTCCTGCAGCGAAGAGAATGCGTGACAGTAACAGTACGGTTAAGAAAGTAGTTGTTTACGATGATGATAAAGATAGAGAAATTGTGAATAGTAGAGGCGAGAAGGTAAACCTGATGAATCTGGGCAGGTTGGAGGATCCGTATGGACCGGAAATTAGGAGGAGGACTGAGGGTTTGTCTACCTCGGATGAGTTGTTAGGGTTCTTGAGAGGTTTGAATGGACAGTGGGGGACAACGAGAAAGAAGAGAAGGGTTGTGGATGCAAGTGATTTTGGGGATGCTTTGCCTAAAGGTTGGAAGCTGAGTCTTTGTATCAAGAAGAAAGAAGGCCATCTTTGGATATTTTGTCGTCGTTACATAAG CCCTAGTGGTCGGCAATTTGAGTCATGCAAGGATATATCTATGTACTTGCTTTCCATTCTCGGAGAAGAAAATATGGATGAACCAAATCATCCTCACATCAACAACCATGATGACTCTGCCTTGAAAGAATCTTCTGGAAAT GCTGCAAATCTTTATGCTCAAGAAGACCTAGAAAGAAACAGCACTGATCATAACTCATCAACACCACCAATTTCTTTACCTGCTGACTGTGAGAAGCAAATCAAATATGGTATTGTGGGTCCCATGAATGCACATGTAGATGTTTATAAGTGCCTTAAATGCTATTTGATCTTTGAAGGAAAAAATGAGTTATGGGATCACAAGTCTTTATCTCACAAAGATGAACAATCTCAACTTGGTTCTTCCATTCCTGATTGGAGTATAGTAATAGGTGGAATATTTAACTGTAATTTGTGCCATAAGACGTTTTATGAAATAAATCAGTATAATGGACACATTGGGACCCATGCAACAGATGAAAACAAAACTGCAGAAAAAAGCGTTGACTCTGTATCAGTTTCAGCTGAAACTGATCATGATCATAGGATGAGTTTTGTCACAGAATCTAATAAAATTGACGAGTTTGCTCATGATCTTGACATGAATGAAGATGTTTTACTCGAAGAATCTGGTGATGGGATTGGTAACAAATGTGTAAATGACAATAATGCCCTTGAAACAGACAAAGCTCCCGTTGTTTCTGTTTCTGTCTCTGTTTCCAAACCGGAATGTGATCTTGATCAAGATATAGTTGTTAGATCTATCGATCAGGATTCAGGTTCTGAAACTAGGGTTCAGAGTTCAAGCATCTGCGAAGAAAAAGGTTTTCAACCAGACATCAACGATACACGTATATATAGTTCTTTTGATGAGCTGACAACTGAAAAGGGTAACGTTGTATATAACGAATCATCAGGGGTTTTCCATGGTGTATCCAATGGTCAAGATGCAGTTTCTGAAACTAGGGTTCATACTTCAAGCATATGTGAAGAGAAGGGATATCGGGAAAAGATCAACGATGTGCATATGTCTAGTTCTTTTGATGAGTTTACGTCTGAAAAGGGTAAAGTTTTAAATAATGAGTCATCATCAGGGGTCTTCCATGGTATCTCATATGGTCAAGATGCAGTTTCTGAAGCTAGGGTTCAGACTAAGGGCTTTCGAGAAAACATCAATGATACGCATATCTTTAGTCCATTCGGTGTGTTGACTTCTGAAAAGGGCAAAGTTGTAAATAAAGACTCATCATCAGGGGTTTTCCATGGTATATCTAACGGTCAGGATGCAGTTTCCGAAACTAGGGTTCATACTTCTAGCATATGTGAAGAAAAGGGATATCGGGAAAAGATCAATGATATGCATATGTCTAGTTCTTTTGACGAGTTTACGTCTGAAAAGGGTAAAGTTGTAAATAACGAGTCATCGTCAGGGGTTTTTCACGGTATCACATATGGTCAAGATGCAGTTTCTGAAGCTAAGGTTCAGACAAAGGGCTTTCGAGAAAACATTAATGATACGCATATCTTTACTCCGTTTGGTGTGTTGACTTCTGAAAAGGGCAAAGTTGTAAATAAAGACTCATCATCAGGGGTTTTCCATAATCATCTTGGACGTGATCAGGCTCGTTTGGCTGAAACAAAGAAGCTTTCTGAGTCAGAAAACCTTTCCCTTTTTTCAAATACGCTTAATATAGCCGTCGATAATTCCAAAAAACAAGATTCTTTTCAAAAGTTAGGTTTTGCATCTGTTGATCAGGTTGCTCATGGGTTTGATGAAAATCGATTTTCTTATAATATGTCAAGTTCTAAACTTGATGAACCATATGGAGTCCGGAACCGTGAGTTTGACCGGTACGTGGGAAAAGAACATGTGAATAAGGAATATGTTCAAATTAAGAATGCTGAGAAATCAGGTGAAGCCAATTTAAACGAATACCAAGTTTTTCGGAACAATGATTCAATCAATAACGAGGTCGTTTCTTTGGGCAGCAGCAGCCAGAATGGTTTAAACGCAAATGTTATGAATTTTAATCCAGGGAAAAATATTGAATTTTCTTCACTTGTTCCCCCAGGGAATAATCAAGCATTTGGCTTTCAAGATGGGCTTAAATTTGATGATATTTTTGGGgataaatttgatgaaaatatCCATGAGTTAAGTCTTGCTTTTGGGAACCCTAATTCTCTGTATGAAGATACAGTTGGTGTCAGTGAGCAGAAAAAGGATGGTTTAAATTGTTCTTCGAGGGTTTCATCTAAGATTAATGACACTTTTGACGTCCAAACTGATTTGAGTATGGTTAATAATAGTATGGTTCAAGATCTCAAAAGGGGAAATGAAACAAGGGGTTTTCAAAATAATGATAATTCGGTTTATCCCGGTAGAACGTGGGGTGATTTTAAATCAGATGAATTCAGGAACTCTGAAGGCAAGAAGTTTATGATGGGTTCTGGTAGCAATCAAATGTGGAAAACGCCTCAAGGAAATCATCTGCAAAGTGGTTTAGTGAATTCTAATGCACCGATTCAGTCCCCAAATTTCCATTCGTTTGACATAATGTCTCAAAAG GCTCAAGATGGACTCTTCAGACAACATACTGAAAGATATAATCAAAGTAGATCTGAACCTGTGGAATTCAGGTTTCTAACAGATAGATCGGAACATAATCCACATGCGCTTCAATCGGGTTCAAGGGTATTTCCATACAATTACAACACAGGAATTGACCAAGGGTTTGACTCCAGTTTTTGGATGGGAAAGAATGCTATGATGCCTCCAAATATGAGTGGCAGAAATGTAATTACCAGCATATGTGCATGGTGTCGAAATGCATTTCATCTCCCTGCTATGGCTATTCATCAACAAACACAAGCTGGAGTTGGTTCTTTATGCCCGAATTGCAGTGCAGGAATTTCTGGGCAAGTCAACATGCTGTAG